GTCATCGCCCCGACTTACCTCGCCGCCGCCAAGGTCGCCGACGTCATCAAGGGTTCCAACGTGAAGCTCGCCATCCAGGACATCCACTGGAAGGACCAGGGCGCATACACTGGTAAGGTTTCTGTGGACATGGTCAAGGAAATCGGTGCCGAATACATCATCATCGGTCACTCCGAACAGCGCCAGTACTTCCACGAAACGGAAGAAACCGTGAACCTCAAGGTCAAGAAGACCCTCGAAGCCGGTCTGAAGCCGATCATCTGCATTGGCGAAACCCTCGACCAGCGTAACGGTGGCATCCTGAAGGAAGTCCTCGGCCTCCAGATCAAGGGCGCTTTCAAGGACGTTTCTGCTGAAGACGCCGCCAAGTGCGTTCTCGCTTACGAACCGGTTTGGGCAATCGGTACCGGCGTTACCGCTACCGACGAACAGGCTCAGGACACCCAGGCCTACGCTCGTTCCGTTGTGAAGGAAATTTACGGCGAAGCTGTTGCTGAAGGCATGCGCATCCAGTACGGTGGCTCCATGAAGGGTGCCAACGCTGCCGGCCTCCTCGCTCAGAAGGACATTGACGGTGGTTTGATCGGTGGTGCAGGCCTCAAGGCAAACACCTTCAAGGAAATCATCGACGCTGCCGAAGCTCGCTAATTAAAACTTTAAATTCAAGGTAAAACGACTATGACAACACTCTTTTGGATTGGTATCGTCCTGCACGTGTTCCTGTGCCTCTTCCTCATGTTGCTCGTTCTGGTTCAGAACGACAAGATGGGCGGTCTCGCAGGCCTCGGTGGCATGACTTCCCAGTCTGCATTCTCTACCGCAGGTGCCGCGACCTTCATCCAGAAGTTGACCCGCGTCGTGGCCGTGATCTTCTTTATCGTCGTGTTCGCCCTCGGCTTGATCACTGCTAAGCAGGACCAGGCTGTCGAAGAATCTTCGATGCAGAAGGCTACCCGCGAAAACGCTGCTCAGCAGCAAGCCCCGGCTCCGGCTCTCCCGGCTGACTTTGCAGCACCTGCTGCACCGGCCGCCGACGTTGCTCCGGCTACCGAAGCTCCTGCTTCGGAAGCTCCGGCCGCTCCTGCTGAAGCCAAGTAAGGTTTTGTCTCGCGCGGCTTAGGCTGCGCAGGCAACGCTGCGGTCGTGGTGGAATTGGTAGACACGCTAGCTTGAGGTGCTAGTGGGAGCGATCCCATGACAGTTCAAGTCTGTCCGACCGCATTACGAAGTCCGCCCTTGTGGCGGACTTTTTCGCTAAGTAAAAAAGTTAGATTTCTTGATATGAAGTTTTTCCTCGCGATTCTTTGCCTTGTCTTGAGTTCCTGCTTTTGTTGGGAATTATCTGACGAGCATTGCCGAGAAGAAAACGAGTTCTTCGAAAATGAACGCGAGCGCGACGGCCGTCTCTGCACAGACCTAGACGCCGTTGAAAAATGCAAGACCGAGCAACGTGAAATTTTTGCGACTCAGCAACAAGAAAGATTACTCAACATCGATTCCCTGTGCCGTGCAAACACAGAGAAAATTAAATGTAAAGATCGAGAAGAACATGGATTCTAATCTTATAGCCCCTGTTGGCGTTTTGGGCTTTGGCGTCGAAGGTCAGAGCACGTTCGATTACCTTGTTCGTAACGGTGTCAAGGACATCGTGGTCATGGACAAGAATCCGGTGAACCTGCCGGAAGTTCCCGCCGGCGTGAACGTGAAGGTTTGCAGCGGCGAAAATTATCTGGATGGCCTCAAGGACTGCGTGACGGTGGTACGTTCTGCAGGCGTTTACCCCATGAGTCCCGCCCTGTTCAAGTTCCAGATGAACGGCGGCCTGATGACTAGCCAGATCCAACTGTTTTTAGAACAAACTAAATCAAAGAAGGTTGTTGGCGTTACGGGTACGCTCGGCAAGGGCTCTACCGTGAGCATGATCAGCCACATTCTGACCAAGTGCGGCGTGAACAACGAGATTGGCGGCAACTTCGGTGTGCCGGCGCTTGATTTATTGAAGAACGAGACGGCAGACCGAGTGAGCATCCTGGAACTTTCGAGCTTTCAGTTGATGACATTGTCCTTGTCACCGGACGTAGCTGTGGTGCTGCGCGTGTCGACCGAGCACTTGGATTGGCACCAGAGCGTCGAAGAATACCGTGACGCGAAGGCGAACTTGGTTCGCTGGCAAAAGCGTGACGGCGCATGCGTGTACTTGAAGGACGCAGCCCCGACAGCAAAAATTGCAAGCGAAAGCCCGGCCAAGACGAAGTACGCCGTGAGCCTGAACGATGACGGAGACGCCGTGATTGAAGGCGCCACGCTCACGATTGACGGCACAAAGCTTTACCTTGAAGACTGCAAGGTGCGCGGCATTTACCAGCTTGAAAATATGGCGGCGGCGACCCTCGCTTGCAAGGCCTTGGGAATCAAGGTGGCGGACGCGTTCGAAGCCCTGAAGAGCTACGAAACGCTCCCCTTCCGTATGGAATTCAAGGGCGAAAAACGCGGCATCGAATTCTTCAACGACAGCTACGCCACCCGCCCCGACGCGACAATCGCCGCGACCGCCAGCATGAAGCGCCCATTCGCGCTAATTCTCGGCGGTTCCGAAAAGAATGCAGACTTTACCGAGCTCTCGCAGATTCTGGTGAACGACCGCCCGAACCTCAAGCGCATCGCGCTCATCGGCGCTACTGCGCAGCGCATGC
The sequence above is a segment of the Fibrobacter sp. UWB5 genome. Coding sequences within it:
- the tpiA gene encoding triose-phosphate isomerase, producing MRQYIIAGNWKMNKTVSESIQLAKDIVEAVKDVKKTEVVIAPTYLAAAKVADVIKGSNVKLAIQDIHWKDQGAYTGKVSVDMVKEIGAEYIIIGHSEQRQYFHETEETVNLKVKKTLEAGLKPIICIGETLDQRNGGILKEVLGLQIKGAFKDVSAEDAAKCVLAYEPVWAIGTGVTATDEQAQDTQAYARSVVKEIYGEAVAEGMRIQYGGSMKGANAAGLLAQKDIDGGLIGGAGLKANTFKEIIDAAEAR
- the secG gene encoding preprotein translocase subunit SecG; the protein is MTTLFWIGIVLHVFLCLFLMLLVLVQNDKMGGLAGLGGMTSQSAFSTAGAATFIQKLTRVVAVIFFIVVFALGLITAKQDQAVEESSMQKATRENAAQQQAPAPALPADFAAPAAPAADVAPATEAPASEAPAAPAEAK
- the murD gene encoding UDP-N-acetylmuramoyl-L-alanine--D-glutamate ligase: MDSNLIAPVGVLGFGVEGQSTFDYLVRNGVKDIVVMDKNPVNLPEVPAGVNVKVCSGENYLDGLKDCVTVVRSAGVYPMSPALFKFQMNGGLMTSQIQLFLEQTKSKKVVGVTGTLGKGSTVSMISHILTKCGVNNEIGGNFGVPALDLLKNETADRVSILELSSFQLMTLSLSPDVAVVLRVSTEHLDWHQSVEEYRDAKANLVRWQKRDGACVYLKDAAPTAKIASESPAKTKYAVSLNDDGDAVIEGATLTIDGTKLYLEDCKVRGIYQLENMAAATLACKALGIKVADAFEALKSYETLPFRMEFKGEKRGIEFFNDSYATRPDATIAATASMKRPFALILGGSEKNADFTELSQILVNDRPNLKRIALIGATAQRMLESLQQAGLKVTANIFPTLEEAFADSLNIGEGGTVIMSPACASFGLFKNYKVRGQVFDKLVADL